In the genome of Cervus elaphus chromosome 5, mCerEla1.1, whole genome shotgun sequence, the window tCTCTCCAGGCCCCCCCGCTCGGGGGCTAGGGTCCAGGACACCTGGCTTCCaggccgggggaggggggcactCCTCGAAGGGCTAGGGGCCAGGAGGTCAAGCTCATAGCCCCAGTCTTAGGGAAGCAGGAAAGCCCgatcctcccttcccctcccccctggctGGTCTCCGTGGTGGTTTAGGAAAGCCTGGAGGATTGGAATCTGCCATTGCTGTTGCACAGgcagttttttttccttgggttgggggggtgggcggTGGGAGGGAGAGACGGGAGGAGAGCCGAAGAGAGCAGGGACCAGGGTGTGCAGAGCTGGCCTGGCTTaccccccagcccctgctgccGTGGGGAACCCCCCCCCCATCTCACCCACACTCGCAGTCCTCTGTCTGCTTTCTGTTTGGGGCTCTTATCCTAGAAAATCAGGGTACAAGATTCACCTCCTTGTACCTCATCACCACCTCTCCTTGCCACAATTTCAACAGCACTGCCCTAGTCAGGAGTGTCCACCTGACCACAAGATACCCCACTTCCCCCCACCTTCCCCTAAGTCAAGGTGTGCACCCTTAATAAATTGGGGTTCAGAATCTGAAACTACCTTTTCTCCCTCAGATCTATCCAGGCCACATAAAAATAAGAAGAGATACACTCCCTTTCCAAATTTCTTCCTTCAAATCTTGGGCATATTTGGAGGTTCACTAAAGAGACTTCTAGAGTCTAGGGTGAGAgggagctaaaagcaaaggatATCCCAAACCATTATCATAGTCCAAATTAAGTGAACCCTAAAATCAATCTCACATCATGATCCACCACTCAGCTTCAACAAATGCACCAAAGAGTGGCAAAACACCCCAAAATAAGGACACCCCAAAACTTTAGTCTCCTACCCTCGGCCCTCACCTTGTTTTTTCTCCTGGAAAAAGCCTCCTGGCTCTCATGCATACACAGAAATATCACCCTCCTCAAAGTCAGCTTGCACAACATTCATATATAAAGCCTTGCTCCCTGGCAAGGACCCACAATCACAGAAGGCCTTCAAATTTGCTCCCAGGTTCCTATTATGTTCCACCTCAAGGTAATAAAAACCCCAAACTGAATTTCATGTCCCCCCAAATATAATCTGAATCTCAAAACTTATCTGGTACCCCCATCAGACTGTACCCTAAAACCACCATGATTACTCTACTTGAAATCAGATAGGCCACAAACACCAATGACTATGAATCCCCTAAACCAAATTTTCATCCATCTCTGAAGAACACGTCGCTGACTGTGGGTGTCAGAATCCCCAGAACTAATGTAGCTTCAAATCAGctccatgaaagtgttagtcactcagtcgtacccaactctttgcaatcccatggactgaagcccaccagactcctctgtctatgggattttccagccaaggatactggagtgggttgctatttccttctccatggggtctttccgacccagggattgaacccaggtctcctgcattgcaggcggattctttaccgactgagccaccgggaagcccagtGTAGCTTCAAAATCAGCTCCGTACCTCTGACTTACTACTGGCCCTCAACCCTGAATGCAGCCCTCAGGGCCCAGAATGATTAGAGTAACTCAACACCCCACAATTGACAGATAGACCAGATAACATAAAAGTAActccaccctgataccaaaggaGCCACAGGTCTAACTCCCACCTCCAACTGGGCAGAGACCAAAGTAACCCTCATTTGCAGAATCCACCATACCATCTCCAATCCCTAGTTCCCCATTCCCAATGTCTCAGCAGTTCTTTCCTGCACCCAAAAAAAGACATCCTCAGTTCTGAAGAGGAGGGCCCCAGGTCTCTATATGCAGCCTCATGGATTATGGCCAGTCATGGCTACTCTGGGCAACGGTAGACGTTCCTGAGCCCAAATGCAAGTCCTGCTTGGCAGCTAGACTCAGCTCTGGCCCCCATTCTCCAAATGAACCTCGTCTCCCCAAACAAAATACGAGGGTGTGACCCGTGCCTATGTCCCAGCTCAGGGACTTAAATTGGGGTTATCAGCCCCTTCTGCCCTCTCTCCCTTCTGTTACCCTGAGgccctccctttcctcttctgtctGTTCAGTGCATCTAACTTTTATATTAATGTTCACTAAAAAATTCACCTCTAAATACAGATAATAGCATCTAGGTTAATAAGAAAGAAATCCTGGGCTCCCAGGGCTCAGACCCCCCTCTCTTTGTCCCACTCATTTCCCTGGTTCCCAAAGCCCCGGATTTCTCACCCCAGGCAGGAATCCCAGGTTCAGAGGGAAGTCCCCTCTTGTCGCCTAACTCTCCCTCCCTCCGCCCAACCCTAGTCCCCTGGACAAAGTAAATGCGAGCAAAGAGGGGAAGAACGACCGCCCAGACCTAATCGGTCCTGCGCCCCCGGCTGAATGGACCCCCAGCCGAGTGGAGACGAAGGGCGCTGCGAGGCTAGTGCTCTTCCGCCCCCTCGTGGAAGGAGCCGAACATTGCCGAGCTTCGCCTGCTTGCCGCGCTGGACCGCGGCGTCCCGCCAGCCTCTAAGCGTCGCCGACGGGCGGGTGCTCGAAGCCCTAAAGAGCTGGGCCTGGGGGAGGGCGAACGGGCTTTGGGCGGGAATCTGCCTCTCTGGATCCCTAAAAGGATTCAAAAGAGCATCGGGAGCGAAAAGTTCGGACCCTAGGTCTCTTGAGCGTCTCTCGGCCGCCACCCGGGGCTTTCCCCACCTCCTCGAGGGGAAGCAGCTGGCGGAGCCGTCCGGTCGCAGGACAATGGAAGGAAACGAACTAGAAATCATATCCGCCCCCTCCCTAACGCGCCCGGTCAGAGCCCCTCTTTTGCAGGCCCCGCTAGAGAAGCCTGTTGAATGACCACACCCTCCCTGTCTGAGACCCCACGGAAGCCCACTGTCTCCTCCCCAAACCGGGTGTTTCTTTGGGCTCCCCTCAATCTCCCTTAATACCGTACATTGCCGGGGCGGCGGGTTGCTGTATTCACTCCCCTGTAACAGGctcctttctaaaaccagcacaTCAATTTTCGCTGTCCCGAGTCCCCCGACGACCCAGGTCACCCAACGACTTAGTCACCCATGTTTCCCATCTCAATATCCCCAACCTCCTCCCCAATACCAATGTCCCACCCTCGGTTCCACTTTCAGTGGCCCAAGACCCCTTACGTTACGACCACCCAAGCGTTTCCGAGGTCCCGCCCTGGAGCCGGAGACCCCGCCCCGGGTTCGCCATCTGGAGAgcgagggaggaaggaaggatacAGACCCAGGCGttcaccccacctccacccccgcccccgacaTCCCGGCCAGATAAAGGAGCCGAGGCCAAGAGGGGAGGGAGACCCCGCCCCCCTTGAGAAGAGAAGCTGAAGCCCCTGCAGGACGGGGGTAAGAACCAGAGACTGAGGGAGGCAGATTCCTGGGTCCCTTAAGAGGGTTGGGGCTTGTTGATGGTAGGAAGACCGAGGCCCAGAAATTGGGCTAAACTAGGGATCCAGGACTAGAGAGTGGAATTTCGTGGTTCGGGGAAGGGAGCTTCGATTGGGATATGGAGGGATGAGGACCACAGGTCGTCTGGGGTCTCCAGGCAGGATCGTACACCTGAGACCAGGCGCGCGGTGAGGCAGAGGGGAAATGGGGATACTGGAAGGGCATTGGGAGTCTAAGTAAAGGCGCTGTGGACTGCATTCCCAACGCTTGCCATCGACGCAGCGGTGTGGGAAACTTCAACTCGCTCCAAGCGCTGTGTTAGAAGAGGAAATCGGGCGATACTGAGGTTGAGGGCTGACAGAACGAGATGAATTAAGTAAAACTGCGTGAGCCGGGGCCGGCGGCTTTCCCCTGCACCTCAGGAGGAAGAGGCAAACTGCGGGAGGGAAGGCGTCTTGGGACGACAAGGATCCCTGAGCCCCGTCCTTGGCACCCGCAGGCCTCCGTCGCTATGGGTTCCACCGCTACTCCGGAGGGAGCGCTGGGCTACGTCCGCGAGTTTACTCGCCACTCCTCCGACGTGCTCGGCAACCTAAATGAGCTGCGCCTGCGCGGGATCCTCACTGACGTCACGCTGCTGGTTGGCGGGCAACCCCTTCGAGCTCACAAGGCAGTTCTTATTGCCTGCAGGTTCGAGGGGTGGCTCATGGAGTGGGGTGGGACCAAATGGGAAAGGGGCGGAGCTATAAGGTCTTTGGGAGGACCCGGAAACCAAGCCTTCCACAAACAGGAGGCGGAGCGACAGGGAATTGAGGGCGGGGTGAGAGTCAGGGAGGCGGGGCTTTCTATAGGGTCGGGGCTTTCGACAGGGTCGAGTCCCACCTTGGTTCTCCAGCCCCTAACCCGACATATCTTCCCTCTCTCCAGTGGCTTCTTCTATTCAATTTTCCGAGGCCGTGCAGGGGTAGGGGTAGACATGCTCTCCCTGCCCGGGGGCCCCGAAGCCGGAGGCTTCGCTCCGCTTCTGGACTTCATGTACACTTCGCGCCTACGCCTCTCTCCGGCCACCGCCCCAGCAGTCCTCGCGGCCGCCACCTACTTGCAGATGGAGCATGTGGTCCAGGCATGCCACCGCTTCATCCAGGCCAGGTGAGGGAGCCCCAACTTGGTATTCCTCGTGGGTGAAATGGCATCCCCGGTATCAAGGGCAGAGGCCAAGATTAGGGAATAGCACTAATGTCCATCGCACTTTTTCTCAGCTGTGAACCTCTGGGCATATCTCTGCGGCCCCTGGAGGCAGAACCCCCCGCGCCGCCAACGGCCCCTCCGCCAGGCAGTCCCAGGCGTTCGGAAGGGCACCCTGACCCACCTACTGAGTCTCGCAGCTGCAGTCAAGGGCCCCCCAGTCCACACAGCCCAGATCCCAAGGCTTGCAACTGGAAAAAATACAAGTTCATCGTACTGAACTCTCAGGCCTCCCAagcagggagcctggcaggggagAGGAGTTCTAGTCAACTTTGCTCCCAGGCCCGGCTCCCCAGTGGAGACGAGgcttccagcagcagcagcagcagcagtgaagaaGGACCCATTTCCAGTCCCCAGAGCAGGTACAGAAACTGgaaaccaccccaccccaccccaaccccagaaTTTATAGCAGTAGCCTCAGCTCAAGAGGCACAACCATTGGGCCTGGGTGATCAATAACAGGAAGTGAAGGAGTGGGCTTCACCTTAGGGAGCTGGCCAGAGGCCAGGCTTACTTGGTGAGGTGAGCCCTTGGCAATACAACTGGATAGGGCACATTGGTCAATACCCCACCATATGATGTCTCCTAACCATTTTTCTGGGCCTTGACATCTGCCTAGGCTTTCTCCAACTGCTGCCACTGTACAGTTCAAATGTGGGGCTCCAGTCAATACCCCCCATCAGCTCACACCCCAGGCTCCAGAGACCACTGGGTCACCTTCTGGGAGGGCTCATCCACCACCAGGTAAGAGCCTCTCCTTCTACCCTCCTTGGCTTTTCTCCTGTGGCTACTCAAGGCCAGTTGGGGCCAAAAGACCTCAGGGAAGGCCTAGTCCATTTTCAAATTAGAATCACCTAGAGAGCTTTTTAAAATCCCATTGCCCAGGTCACACCCCATAGATCAGAATGTCTGCAAGTGGGAGccaggcatcagtattttttttaaagcttccaaCAAGCAGCAGTGTTTGGGAACTTCTGGCGTGTTCCCATCCAGGGCTGAGTGGTCAGCCCAGGGCTGGCAAAGCCTCTCTGGCAAGCTGTCATCCAGGGTGGTgcaagagagaagagagggggggcttccctggtggtccagtggctagaacttcatgctcccaatgcagagagcctgtgttcaatccctggtcaaagaactagatcccacatgcctccactAAGACtgatgcagccaaagaaataaatattttaaaattaaaaaagcgagtgagagagaaagaaacataaaCTTCCACCCATAAGTAGGGGCCTCCACCTCCTACCACCACTATTGGATTGATGAGCAGAATACTCTCAAATTATACAGACATAGAGACAGATCCTGGCTTGTCCTCTCAAATAACCATGTGACCCAGAGCAGGTCAAATGAGCCTCAGCAGCTTTAACAgtaaattgggggggggggggggtgggggggcggggcggggtggaaacaaaacaaaacctgctACCCTGTGGTCTGAGAATTCACAGCTATTGTTGTCATGACTCAACCTCTCCCCAGGAGGTGAATTTTTCAGCTGCCAGAACTGTGAGGCTGTGGCTGGGTGCTCATCGGGGCTGGACCCCGTGGCTTCTGGGGATGAGGACAAGCCCTACAAGTGTCAGCTCTGCCGGTCTGCCTTCCGCTATAAGGGCAACCTGGCCAGTCACCGCACGGTGCACACAGGtaggggaggagcagggagaagACCCTGGCCTTTGTGCCCCCTGCTATTCTTCTTGACCTCCCTTCCTCTCCGCCTCCAGGGGAAAAGCCCTACCACTGCTCCATCTGCGGAGCCCGCTTTAACCGGCCGGCTAACCTGAAAACGCATAGCCGCATCCACTCGGGAGAGAAGCCCTATAAGTGCGAGACGTGCGGCTCACGCTTTGTACAGGTACGAGTCAGTTTCAGAGCCTGATCGCAGGCAAATTTTCGAGAAGGCGAGGTGGGCCGAATGGGGAGGGTTCCGTCCCTCCCAGGGGCGCGGCCTGAGATTCCCTCCTTTCCCAGGTAGCGCATCTGCGCGCGCACGTGCTGATCCACACCGGGGAGAAGCCCTATCCTTGCCCCACCTGCGGGACTCGCTTTCGCCACCTACAGACCCTCAAAAGTCACGTTCGCATCCATACCGGAGAGAAGCCTTACCACGTGAGTACCCGACCTGGCCTAGCCctgatgctaagtcgcttcagtcatgtccaactctgtgcgaccccatagacggcagcccaccaggctccgccatccctgggattctccaggcaagaacactggagtgggtctaGCCCAAAGTCTTGGAATTACCTCCTGTTTACCGACGGGCGGGGCTCTTAAAGGAGCGGGCCTGGAGGCCTTTAGATCGAAGCTAGGTGGGCGGTGTCCTTGTGAGAAAGGGGTGGGGCCGGAGGTAGGGGTGGCAGTCCTGGACGGGGCTCGGTCCTCCTGAAGAGGAGGTGACAGGTGGAAAAACGCTTTGCTGAAGGGGGGCCTCCTAGGCCTTCTGCCGAGGATTTGGGAGGATGTGGGGActcaagtgaaaagtgaaatcgctcagtcgtgtccgactctttgcgaccccgtggactgtaggccaccaggctcttccatccgtgagatttcccaggcaagaatactggagtgggttgccatttccttccccaggggatcttcccgacccagggatcaaacccgagtctcccgcattgcaggcagacactttaacctctgagccaccagaggttAGAGCCATCTCTGAGCTATATCCCCAAGAGCTTCTCTCAGGTGGAGTGCTAGGCGGTTCTCCCTCGCTCAGCATCTAAAAGGTGGTCGTGGGTGGCGAAGAGACCTGACCCAGCTGTCATCCTACAGTGCGACCCCTGCGGTCTGCATTTCCGGCACAAGAGTCAACTTCGGCTACATCTGCGCCAGAAACACGGAGCTGCTACCAACACCAAAGTGCACTACCACATTCTAGGGGGACCTTAGCCGAGTGCCGCCCCGGCCCCACTCCCTTCCCGGAAGACGGAAAGCTGCGGCTCACGCCTGGGTTCGCTGCGAGGTGTGCGAGGCCCCTGGATATCAGCGACGGCCACCACCTTTAATTTCTCACTGCGGGAAGCAGGGGTGGGAGATCCTGGCTTGATCTGCCTGTTTTGCTGGTCAAAACCTCTTCCCCGCAGTCAACATTGTTTCTGAGCAGAGAACAAGCTAGGAGCTGGAGGAGCAGAGAGACTGGAAGCCTGATTTCCTTAAGGAATCAGGCCTCCACCTGCAGCCCCCGTCTCATTTAtctgtaaatataatttattgaggCTTCTGGGTGGCACCAGGGCCTTCATACTATTGCATTTCCCATGTCCTTCTTCTACAAGTGTGATCAAAAGTGACCTGAAACTTGGAATGTGAGTGAGGTCACAGCTCTGCTGGCAGAGATTAGCACTTGGCTGCCTCCTTTGGCTTGagtgttttatattattattgtctTAACTTTTCTTTAGAATTGTTCTTTTCCCACTTGCTTGTTGGTTtgtttaaaatggagaaaagggtTCCCTGTACCCTGCCCCTTCAATTCTAGGTCTGGAACCTTTATTTGTTCTAGGGCAGCTCTGGGAACATGTGGGTTTGTGGAATTGGGTCAGGAACCCTCTCTAATATTCTGAATATTGTAGGTTTTCTAGCAGGCTAGCACTGGATATAGACTTTTTCTGTTCTTCAAGGAACCTATGATGAAGTGGAGGTAATATATACCTCCTGGAGGCAGTTGGTGTGGGGCCTTTGTCAGTCCTGGAAGTTGGGGGATGACTTGAGAGGCTTTCTCGTAGGCCCCTGACTGTCCTATTAGTCTGGTCACCTAGGTTTGGCTCCATGGTAGTTTTGGTTATCTGATAGAACTCACCCAGGAGCTTGAGTTGAGCCCACAATCCTCCCACTAGGGCCTGTTCTTAGCACGAAGTTGATCCCTCCATGCAGGAGAGATCTGCAATTCCATATCAGAAATGATGCAATCTTTTCTGAGTCTGCCCAGTCTCTAAGAATGCTATGACGTAGGGGAGAATTATCTTGAGTAAAGACTATGACCCTTCCTTTACTGCAGAGCCACCTAGGTTAGAATGTTCCTTGGGGGTTCTACATGAGATGAGCCTCTTCTTCCTTTAGTAGGTATTTGGACATCTTCTGGCAAGTGTCCAGATTTCAGAAATTTCTTTGCCTCTAGAAGTCACAGGTGCTTGGTAACTTTCTTACCTTAGAAAAGCTGAGTCTGTGACCTGGTCTTCCCGTCACTACATTCCTGTCTGGAACCAGTGAAAGCACTAGAACCTTCCACAGGGAGAGAAAAGGGGCTGAGTTCCATTATGGATTTGCTGTAGTTGGGATTATGATCGAGATTAGTGTtgggattaaagatttaaaagacTGACTGATGGACCATCTAGTTAACCAAGTATCCCGTAGGATTAAGAGGCTGTTTGAGGGACACAGTCTCTGGTGTAGGCCAAGTAGGTAGAAAGTTAGAAATGGGTTGCCTCTTAACTGTGTGGAGCATCTGGAATGTTAGATGATACTCTGAAGTATTACAGTCCTGCCCCTGTTGCTCTGGGGCCTGTTGGTTTAGGGACATGGGGTAGAGGGTAAGAAGCACTTTGAATTTGTGGGATGGAGCTTCCTCAAGACAGGTCAGTCCTAGTGGCTGTCACTTGGGGACTGGCTAGAAAGCtactttttccctctttccctcttaaCCTCAGTGCAGaattgaaggagggagggaaagcagaGGAAAGAGTTGAGAAgaaactacatatatatatattttaaggagaTTGGATGAGCAGGTGGAGAGTGCCAAGGGGTGGAGATATTAGATCGTGCAATATCAGAATCATGGAATAAAGAAGCCTCTCTGTGCTGCCTGTTGTGTCCTAGGTTCTTGCCTGTGGTGATCTGGGGATTGGGGAAAGAGGGTTCTTCCTCATGGATACCATCTTGGATTCTGTGCCCATCCCACTGTCCCATCCATTTTAAGTGGCCCTTGTTCTCCTCTTCCCTGCCCTTGCCTTCCGGTTCATTGTGTAGGAACCAGTGACTTCATGAAGTCTCTCCGGAGCCACCTGCATCCTGCTGCTCTGAAGTCACTTCCTGCCTGAGGTGTGGAGGCAGCAGGGAGAAACCAGGAAGCCACAAATAATACCAAGATGCTGGGGGATGCATCTGTGCAGGGGAACTTAATGCTTGGGACACCCCCTGCCAC includes:
- the BCL6B gene encoding B-cell CLL/lymphoma 6 member B protein isoform X2 codes for the protein MGSTATPEGALGYVREFTRHSSDVLGNLNELRLRGILTDVTLLVGGQPLRAHKAVLIACSGFFYSIFRGRAGVGVDMLSLPGGPEAGGFAPLLDFMYTSRLRLSPATAPAVLAAATYLQMEHVVQACHRFIQASCEPLGISLRPLEAEPPAPPTAPPPGSPRRSEGHPDPPTESRSCSQGPPSPHSPDPKACNWKKYKFIVLNSQASQAGSLAGERSSSQLCSQARLPSGDEASSSSSSSSEEGPISSPQSRLSPTAATVQFKCGAPVNTPHQLTPQAPETTGSPSGRAHPPPGGEFFSCQNCEAVAGCSSGLDPVASGDEDKPYKCQLCRSAFRYKGNLASHRTVHTGEKPYHCSICGARFNRPANLKTHSRIHSGEKPYKCETCGSRFVQVAHLRAHVLIHTGEKPYPCPTCGTRFRHLQTLKSHVRIHTGEKPYHCDPCGLHFRHKSQLRLHLRQKHGAATNTKVHYHILGGP
- the BCL6B gene encoding B-cell CLL/lymphoma 6 member B protein isoform X1, with the translated sequence MGSTATPEGALGYVREFTRHSSDVLGNLNELRLRGILTDVTLLVGGQPLRAHKAVLIACSGFFYSIFRGRAGVGVDMLSLPGGPEAGGFAPLLDFMYTSRLRLSPATAPAVLAAATYLQMEHVVQACHRFIQASCEPLGISLRPLEAEPPAPPTAPPPGSPRRSEGHPDPPTESRSCSQGPPSPHSPDPKACNWKKYKFIVLNSQASQAGSLAGERSSSQLCSQARLPSGDEASSSSSSSSEEGPISSPQSRLSPTAATVQFKCGAPVNTPHQLTPQAPETTGSPSGRAHPPPGGEFFSCQNCEAVAGCSSGLDPVASGDEDKPYKCQLCRSAFRYKGNLASHRTVHTGEKPYHCSICGARFNRPANLKTHSRIHSGEKPYKCETCGSRFVQVAHLRAHVLIHTGEKPYPCPTCGTRFRHLQTLKSHVRIHTGEKPYHADTLTSEPPEVRAISELYPQELLSGGVLGGSPSLSI
- the BCL6B gene encoding B-cell CLL/lymphoma 6 member B protein isoform X3, which gives rise to MGSTATPEGALGYVREFTRHSSDVLGNLNELRLRGILTDVTLLVGGQPLRAHKAVLIACSGFFYSIFRGRAGVGVDMLSLPGGPEAGGFAPLLDFMYTSRLRLSPATAPAVLAAATYLQMEHVVQACHRFIQASCEPLGISLRPLEAEPPAPPTAPPPGSPRRSEGHPDPPTESRSCSQGPPSPHSPDPKACNWKKYKFIVLNSQASQAGSLAGERSSSQLCSQARLPSGDEASSSSSSSSEEGPISSPQSRLSPTAATVQFKCGAPVNTPHQLTPQAPETTGSPSGRAHPPPGGEFFSCQNCEAVAGCSSGLDPVASGDEDKPYKCQLCRSAFRYKGNLASHRTVHTGEKPYHCSICGARFNRPANLKTHSRIHSGEKPYKCETCGSRFVQVAHLRAHVLIHTGEKPYPCPTCGTRFRHLQTLKSHVRIHTGEKPYHEPVTS